In Pirellulales bacterium, the genomic stretch ACCGTTCCTGGCTGGCGCGCAGGTCCGATTCGGCCTGTGCCCGTTCCAGGGCATTCCATGTCCGTTCCGCCACATCCTGGACCAGCTGACGCTCGGCCAATGTCCATCGTCGCGGAGACGCGGATTCGACACTGACCGCCCCCACCCAAGTGTTTTGCTTATAAAGCAGGACCGCGAGGTAGGCCGTTGTTTGAACAGCGGCATAATTTTCGCGCTGTTGATCGGAAAATCGCCCGTCCTTGGCGACGTTTTCGACAATGATCAGTCCCCCTTCGGACCGCAAACTGTGAAAGAAATCCCCAAACGACTGGTAGGACACACTTTCCGGAAAAGGGGGGACCCCTTGGTGGTAGGCCCCTTCCACCGTCGCCATCTCCCCCTCAATTTTAAAATACGTTGCCCGATTTACTTTTAAATAGCCTCCCAATAATGTTGTCGCCCGTGATTTAATCTGGGCCGGTTGATTGATAGCCCGCAGTTCGTCGCTAAACCGCAACAGAAACTCTTGACGCGCTTGATTTTCGCGCAGTTCGGCCTCCAACCGTTTTTTCTCGGTGATGTCCTGGGCCACCACATTCAGGCCAATAACCTGGCCCCGGCTGTCACGCAGCGGAAACCATGATTCCAGCCAGGTATGCGTGACCCCGGGATCGGCGGGGGTTTCTCCTTCTAATTCCACATTCAAGAGCGGCTCGCCTGTTTCGATGACGCGCCGAAAGGCGGGTTCAATTTTGGGGGCCAAGTCAGGCACGATCTCAGACAATGTTTTGCCAATATGGTCCGCGGCGGGAATGCCGTTCATGGCAGCCATTTGCGCGTTCAGCCGCACATAACGCATGTTAAGGTCCATCTGCAGCATCCCGACCGGCGACTGGTCGTAGGTAAGTTGCAGTTGAAATAAAACTTCTTTTAAGAGCCGGTCTTCAGCAAAAACGCTCTGATCTTGCTGTCGTTCGGTAATCATCATTTCATAGGATAAATTAAAATCTGATGGCACATGACAATAGGCCGTATCAGGCCTTATGGAACATAACCACAAATTGTGTCCGTGCAGGGTAAAAGAGACCTGGTAACATCAACGCGTAAGAAAAAGTGGATGTAAAATAGCCATGAAGCTAGATTGTAGAAACTGCAGAGGCGATTGCAAGCAAATTTACACCAAACGCAGCCTATCCTGAACGCTGGAGCAAATTTCGCGGACTTCCTCAAAATCGGCGGGTTTAATCAAATGATAATCAAAACCAGCCGCCAAAGACCGCTGCCGATCAGCTTCTTGGCCGTAACCGGTGACCGCCACCAAGACGATCTCTGCGGTCCGGGGATCCGCGCGGAGTTTCTCCGCCACCAGCCAGCCGCTGATGTCCGGCAGGCCAATATCCAGCACCACGATCTGGGGTTGGTAGGTCACGCAAGCCTGCAACGCGCTATGCCCATCGGTCGCCGTTTGCACATCAAAACCCGATACATTTAACAAAGTAGCCATCATATGTACCGCGTCGCGACGATCATCAACCACAAGCACCCGTAATTTAGGCGTGTGAAGATCAGTGGTATCATGGGACATAGACATGAGTGACCTCCGAATCAATATTTGGCAAAATCTTTAAATCAACTCCAATCATGCTGTTGTAAGTTATTTTCATTTTTCAAGCTAGCATTCTGCAAATAATATGCCCAATGGTTTGTCGGCTTATTATTTTGGTTGATAGAAATAGTTAACCCCTTGCAATTTCCTCCGCGCCGCTTTGGGAGATTTGGCCTTCGTGCTAGCAAAACATTTTAGCGTTCAGTGGCATCATTTCACGCCCTGTAAAACTAGGCAATTTCCCCTTTGCTCCAGGCGCAATTGACGCCCCCGCCGCTACCTCTTACAGTTTGCAACCGCAAAGTAATCAAAGCTCCCGCGGCCCCGAGTACCGCCAGCCATGCCCCGCCACCCCCGCGCGGCTGCCACGATCGTTACCCCGCAACGCCAGCCCCATTTTGCTAGACCCATGCACGGAACGGAATCCACCGGCATTATCGAAAAACTCGCGCGCGATCGGGTCGCCCCCTGGCTGGTGCTGGCCCTGGCGGCGCTGGTTTGCTTTACAAATTTGGGGGGTGCCCGCCTGTGGGATGAGGACGAACCCCGCAACGCCGCCTGCGCCGCAGAAATGCTGGCCCGCGGCGATTGGGTGGTCCCTACCTTTAATGAAAATCTGCGCACCGCCAAGCCGGTACTACTTTATTGGCTGCAAATGCTGGCCTACAGCGCGGGGGGGGTAAATGAATTTACCGCCCGGCTCCCTTCAGCGATTTTAGGCTGTGGCACCTGTCTGTTGACTTGGTGGCTGGGACGGGGCTTGTTGGGCCGCGCCGCGGGATTGCTGGCGGGGATGATACTGGCCACCTCGCTCAGCTTTGACCTTTCGGCCCGCGCCGCCACGCCCGATGGAACGCTGCTGTTTGGCGTCACGTTAACCTTAACCCTGTTTGTTAGTGCCCTGGGGGGTATGTCCCCCGCTGGTTTTAGCGGTGCCACGCCGCAGAATCTAACTTGGCGGTGGATGTCCCTCATCTATGCCGCCATGGCATGGTCATTTTTGGGAAAAGGACCCGTCGGGGTAGTCTTGCCACTGGCGATCTTAGGACTGCACTTATTGATAGAAAAACTAATCAGCGTAGTGCCCCGAGACCTGAGCGGCTGGAGCTGGTGGAAACAGGCCTGGCCCCTGACTCCACGCCAGTTGGTCGCGTCCATCCTTGATTTACGCCTGTGGCTAGGGGTGCTGGTCATCGGCCTGATCGCCGGGCCGTGGTACTTGTGGGTGGGGCTGCGAACCGAGGGAGAATGGACGCGGCAGTTCTTTTTGTACGAAAATGTGCAGCGATTCCAGGAGCCGCTCGAACGGCATGGCGGGCCAATATACCTGTACTTTTGGTTTTATCCGGCGGCGCTGTTGGTGGGTTTTTTCCCCTGGTCGATCTTTCTGCCGTATGCCTTGTGGCATAGTTTGAAACATTCACCGCCAGCCCTTCAGCCGCCAAAATTCCCCCCGGCCACCGCGCAGCGATCCGCGCATCTGGCCGCTAGTATTCCCGTTCCAGTCTTTACCCATCATGCCGCCAGTCGCCGATTTTTATGGTGCTGGTTGGGCGTCTGGTTGGGAGCATTTACGCTTGCCAGCACCAAGCTGCCAAGTTATGTCCTGCCCGCTTATCCGGCGCTGGCAATTGTTATTTCGGCTTGCCTGGTTGATTGGCTGGGCCATGCCGCCACCATTCCACGTTGGCTCATGCGCTGCGGGTGGATCTGTTTGGGGCTGGTGGGAATGGGACTGGCCATCGCATTGCCGGTC encodes the following:
- a CDS encoding response regulator is translated as MSMSHDTTDLHTPKLRVLVVDDRRDAVHMMATLLNVSGFDVQTATDGHSALQACVTYQPQIVVLDIGLPDISGWLVAEKLRADPRTAEIVLVAVTGYGQEADRQRSLAAGFDYHLIKPADFEEVREICSSVQDRLRLV
- a CDS encoding glycosyltransferase family 39 protein, translating into MPRHPRAAATIVTPQRQPHFARPMHGTESTGIIEKLARDRVAPWLVLALAALVCFTNLGGARLWDEDEPRNAACAAEMLARGDWVVPTFNENLRTAKPVLLYWLQMLAYSAGGVNEFTARLPSAILGCGTCLLTWWLGRGLLGRAAGLLAGMILATSLSFDLSARAATPDGTLLFGVTLTLTLFVSALGGMSPAGFSGATPQNLTWRWMSLIYAAMAWSFLGKGPVGVVLPLAILGLHLLIEKLISVVPRDLSGWSWWKQAWPLTPRQLVASILDLRLWLGVLVIGLIAGPWYLWVGLRTEGEWTRQFFLYENVQRFQEPLERHGGPIYLYFWFYPAALLVGFFPWSIFLPYALWHSLKHSPPALQPPKFPPATAQRSAHLAASIPVPVFTHHAASRRFLWCWLGVWLGAFTLASTKLPSYVLPAYPALAIVISACLVDWLGHAATIPRWLMRCGWICLGLVGMGLAIALPVIAGQYFPDEACLGLIGVWPMLAAACAWQLHHWRKIPLVIGTLGLTAVAFSLSLFAWGAPRISQYQTSPQLLAALANSMTDKPLPPLTMENDSPREPRQQPLPGKSARSIGSFYYPSSNLVYYAGRKILSCPAPKAAAELLSSDPAAVIITPYDQYVTQLQPVLPPDVQILSRHRQFLKPGEIVVLGRALTGLSTAVREASQTQRK